One genomic region from Cetobacterium sp. 8H encodes:
- a CDS encoding YhcH/YjgK/YiaL family protein, with protein sequence MIFGNIHNLGSLSIYPGVLREALNYLLETNLEQLKCGTYKLKNDEMYIQVIDLETDLIEKKLPEIHKNYLDVHFLAKGSEKIGFSIDCDENVVYKNYDENRDILFYQNCSSESFINMIPGDFAVFFPNDVHRPGCIGIEKEIIKKIVIKIHKNLLEEIKK encoded by the coding sequence ATGATATTTGGAAATATTCATAATTTAGGAAGTTTAAGTATTTATCCAGGAGTGTTAAGAGAAGCTTTAAATTATCTTTTAGAAACTAATTTAGAACAATTAAAGTGTGGAACTTATAAGCTAAAAAATGATGAAATGTACATCCAAGTAATTGATTTAGAAACAGATTTAATTGAAAAAAAACTACCAGAAATTCATAAAAATTATTTAGATGTCCACTTCTTAGCAAAAGGCTCAGAGAAAATAGGATTTTCAATAGATTGTGATGAAAATGTAGTCTATAAAAATTATGATGAAAATCGAGATATATTATTCTATCAGAACTGTAGCTCGGAATCATTTATAAATATGATTCCTGGAGATTTTGCAGTATTCTTTCCTAATGATGTTCACAGACCAGGATGTATAGGAATTGAAAAAGAGATAATAAAAAAAATAGTAATTAAAATTCATAAAAATCTTTTAGAGGAGATTAAAAAATGA